The Rahnella aquatilis CIP 78.65 = ATCC 33071 genomic sequence CGGTCTGGGCTTCTTTGGCGGCGGCAGTATCCGCGTGACCCCCATCGGCGGCGCCCCCATCGGCTACCGCCCTGTTCCGCCGGGAACGCCGAAATGGGGCAGCGAGTGGAAAAAAGCGACGGTCGCCAACTACCTCAGCTCGATGTCGATCGGTTGTGAGGCCAGCAGCTACACCACCAAAACCAACTATCTGTCGCTGGATCCGAACTACAAAGACCGTCTGGGTCGCCCGCTGTTGCGCGTGACGTTCGACTTCCCGGAAAATGACCTGAAAATGGCCGCGTATTGCACCGGTAAAGTGGCCGAAATCGCCAAAGCGATGAATCCGCGTCAGCTGGTCGCCAGCCCGATGAAAGGTCACTGGAACGGTACGCCGTACCAGTCATCCCACGTCGTCGGCGGTTTTGTGATGGGCGCGGATCCGTCCACCAGCTCAGTGAACAAACATCTGCAAGTCTGGGACGTGCCTAATCTGTTCGTGGTCGGCGCGTCTGCCTTCCCGCAAAATCCGGGTTACAACCCGACCGGTACCGTGGGTGCGCTGGCATTCAAAGCCGCGCATGCGATCCGTCATTACTATCTGAAAAAACCGGGAGAGATGATCGCATGAAAAAGTTAACCTCATTCTCACTCGGTTTGCTGGCCATGAGCATCAGCGGGCTGGCCCACGCGGCGGGCGACGGCTCTTTCGAACAGGTTGAGCGTGGCCGTTATCTGGCGACAGTGGGCGACTGCGCCGCCTGTCATACTGCCTCCACGCCGGACGCCAAACCTTTTGCCGGCGGTGTGCCAATTGAAACCCCGTTCGGCCGTTTAGTCGGTGCAAACATTACGCCGGATGTGCAAACCGGTATCGGTAAATGGAGTTTTGATGACTTCCAGCGCGCGATGTCCGAAGGCATCGGCCACGGCGGCAAACGTCTTTACGGTGCGATGCCGTTCACGGCGTACACCAAAGTGACCCGCGAAGATAACGCGGCGATCTGGGCGTATTTGCAGACCCTGCAACCGGTGCACAACGAAATCGAAACTAACCAGTTGCCGTTCCCGTTCAACGTGCGTACCAGTCTGATGGGCTGGAACTGGCTGAACTTCAGCAAAGGCGAATTCAAACCGCAGATGGATAAATCGGCGCAATGGAACCGCGGCGCCTACATCGTTGAAGGTCTGGGACACTGCGGTACCTGTCATACACCGAAAAATATGCTCGGCGGCGATAAGGACAGCGAGTTCCTGCAAGGGGCGGTGATAGAAAACTGGGTCGCACCGGACATCACCAGCAACAAGCACACTGGTGTCGGTAACTGGACGCAGGAAGATCTGATGCAGTATCTGAAAACCGGTTCTAACCGTTTCGATATTGCTTCCGGTCCGATGGCGGAGGAAGTGACGAACTCATCCCGGCACTGGACGGATGCCGACCTTGAAGCCGTGGCGGTCTATCTGAAAGACAGCGGTCATGACAGCGGCAATAACGCCCCTGCGCCAGTGAAAGCTGACGATAAGGCAATGATTGCCGGGAAGAATATCTACGCTGACCGGTGTTCCGCATGTCATACGCCAGGCGGTATGGGTCAGGAAGGTCTGTTCCCACGGCTGGCAGATTCACCGCTCATCAACCAGACCAACGCCACGTCGCTTATCCGCGTGGTGCTGACGGGCAGCCGCCCTGTGGCTACCGACAGCAAACCTACCGCGCCGTCGATGCCATCGTTTGATGCCAATATGAGCGATGCCGATGTGGCTAACGTGCTGACGTATATCCGTAACAGCTGGGGAAATGCCGCCGCGCCGGTTTCTGCCTCAGACGTGAAAGACTTACGCGCCGAACTGAAGAAATAAACGGCAAACGACTGAAATGATAAAGGCCGCGAAAGCGGCCTTTATTTTGAATGCATCACCGAGAAATCAGTGCCGGGAAGGCATCTGCATAATCTGTACTAACAGATGATCATTATTCTGGCTTAATTGCACCAGATGTTTGCATTCCACTTTTATTGCAGTGAGCTGTTCTTCGGTCAGCGAGTACGGCAGGTTGATATCAATGTTGTACATATTTTGCTGCTCTGCCAGTTCAATCAGCCGGACAATATTGGTCTCGTCGCTGACCTGGGTGGAAACTACCTGTAAGGCCAGTGCGCGCAACGCTTCCTGCCGGGATTTTTCTTTTATCGAACGGGATTTCAGAACCATGCCAAAGAACGGCATCACGCCATAAATAGCGTCAACAAAACTCCATTTCTTTTTGCAGGATGCGGACAAGTATTCCATGTAGTCAAAGGAGGCTTGTTGACTGCGCGCATCGGGTACCAGGCGGTTTTCATTCATCCCCTCTTCCTCTTCCTGGTCAGGGTCAATCAATTATTTAATCAATGTATAACGCCGAAGATATTCAGCTATATAATGGCATAATTCACTGACACTTTGCCAGTCGCTTCCGGTGCTTTGCGTAACGGAAACTGACATGTTCTATTACGCTAGCACGATAGCGTCGTCCTGCGGGTCACGCTATGCTAATCACCGGATTTCTTAAAGCAGCAAGCCAATGAATAAAATCGTTTTTGTAGAAGATGATGCAGAAGTCGGCAACCTGATCGCCGCCTATCTGGGTAAACATGATATCGACGTGCTGGTTGAACCCCGTGGCGATACCGCGCAGGCGCGCATTGAAAAAGAAAAACCCGATCTGGTCCTGCTCGACATCATGCTGCCAGGCAAAGATGGCATGACCTTATGCCGCGATCTGCGTCCGGTTTTCCCCGGTCCGATTGTGTTGCTCACTTCGCTCGACAGCGACATGAACCACATTTTATCGCTGGAAATGGGCGCCAACGATTACATCCTGAAAACAACGCCACCGGCGGTGCTTCTGGCCCGTTTGCGGCTGCATTTACGTCAGAGTCCGGTACAGAATACTCAAAATGAGCAACCGGTTCAGACGCTACAAAGCGGCAATGCCCTGCATTTCGGTCAGTTGTGCATCGACCCGGTTAACCGCGAAGTGACGCTGGTGGATGAAACGATCGTGCTTTCAACTTCCGACTTTGATTTGTTGTGGGAACTGGCGACACACGCCGGGCGCATTATGGATCGCGAAGCGCTGCTGAAAAACCTTCGTGGAGTGAGCTATGACGGGCTGGATCGCAGCATTGACGTCGCGATCTCCCGCCTGCGTCGCAAGCTGTACGACAACACCCTGGAGCCCTTTCGCATTAAAACGGTGCGAAATAAAGGCTATCTGTTTGCTCCCAACGCCTGGGAGACGTTACAGGAATGAAAAAGCTTTTCATCCAGTTCTTTCTGTTACTGCTGGTCTGTTTTCTGGTGATGGCGATGCTGGTCGGGCTGGTTTACAAAGTCACCGCAGAACGTACTGGCCGTCAGTCCATGAACGATTTGATGAAAAGTTCGCTCTACCTGATGCGCAGTGAGCTACGGGAAATTCCGATAAAGGACTGGAACAAGACCATCAATACGCTGGATCTGAACCTGTCCTTCAAACTGCATATCGAACCGCTCGGCAAACGCAAGCTCAGTCCCGCACTGGATCAGCGTCTTAAAGATGGCGAAATTATTGCGCTCGATGACGAATACACCTTTATTCAGCGGGTGCCGCGCAGCCATTACGTGCTGGTGGTCGGCCCTATTCCGTACCTGTTTTATATGCACGAAATGCGGCTGCTGGATCTGGGCTTGCTGATCTTCATCGGTTTATCGCTGGCCCTGCCGGTATTCCTGTGGATGCGCCCGCACTGGCAGGATTTACTGCGGCTGGAAAATTCCGCACTGCGCCTCGGTAACGGCCATCTCGACGAACGTATTGATTTTGATTCAACCTCCAGCCTCAACCGCCTGGGCGTAGCCTTTAACCAGATGGCCGACAACATCAGTACGCTGGTCGCCAGTAAAAAACTCCTGATCGACGGTATTGCCCATGAGCTGCGTACGCCGCTGGTGCGCCTGCGTTACCGGCTGGCAATCAGTGAGAACCTGCCGGAATCGGAACAAAATGCCATCAACCGCGATATCGGGCAGCTTGAAGCGCTGATCGATGAACTGCTCACTTACGCGCGTCTGGACCGTCCGCAGGTGGCGCTGAATCTGGAAAAAGTCAATCTGCCCGAATGGCTGGAAGACAAAGTCGATGATTTCCGGCTGATCACCGAGCGCACTATTCTCTATAACGCACCACAAAATGCCGACTTCGGCGGCGTGGATTTACGCCTGATGGAGCGCGTGCTGGACAATCTGGTCAACAACGGTCTGCGCTATTCACAAGAGACATTACGCGTCAGCCTGTGGCTCGACGGTGAACTGGCCTGCCTGCAGGTTGAAGACGACGGACCGGGCATCCCGCCGGAAGAACGGACCCGCATCTTTGAGCCCTTTGTTCGCCTTGACCCGAGCCGTGATCGCGCCACCGGCGGTTGCGGGCTGGGGCTGGCTATTGTTCATTCCATCGCTGTCGCTTATCAGGGGCGTGTCGCCGTTGACGGCAGCCCGCTCGGCGGTGCCAGCCTGCGTTTCAGCTGGCCGGTAAAACCCACATTCAATCTGGCTGCAGAACAGCCTAATAACGAAAATCAGGAAGGGAGCCACAATGATCATCGCCTATAAAAAATTGCACGACACTTTCGCCCGTCTGTCCCGTTTTGGCCATTTATCGGCTATTGCAGGCTGGGATGCCGCAGCCATGATGCCACCGGAAGGCGGCCAGGCCCGCTCGGAAGCGCTGGCTGAACTGAGCGTGCTGACGCATCAGATCCTCACGGCGAAACAGGTCGGCGAATGGCTGGAACAGGCCGGCGGCGAACAACTTAATGACGTGGAGCAGGCAAATCTGCGCGAAATGCGCCGTCACTATCAGCAGGCGGCTTTGCTGCCGGAAAGCCTGGTACAGGCAAAATCACTGGCAGGCGCACGTTGCGAGCAGGCGTGGCGGATCCAGCGCAAATCGAACGACTGGGAAGGCTTCTCGGATAACCTGAAAGAAGTGGTGAAACTCAGCCGTCAGGAAGCACAGCTGCGCGCCGAAGCTGCCGGCATCAGCCGCTACGACGCCCTGCTCGATTTATACGAGCCGGGCATGACTTCGCAGAAACTGGATGTCCTGTTTGGCGATCTGAAAACCTGGCTGCCGGATCTGTTACAAACCGTAGTCGAAAAGCAAAAATCCGAAACCTGCATTGCACCACAAGGACCGTTTGACATCGAAAAACAGCGCCAGCTTGGTCTGAAAGTGATGGGTAAACTGGGCTTTAATTTCGATGCCGGTCGTCTGGATGTCAGCGCGCACCCGTTCTGCGGCGGCGTTGCGCAGGATGTGCGTATCACCACGCGTTACAACGAAAATGAATTCCTCAGCGCCATGATGGGGGTTATCCACGAAACCGGTCATGCACGTTACGAGCAAAACCTGCCAAAAGAATGGCTGGGCCAGCCGGTTTCCAACGCCCGTTCAATGGGTGTACACGAATCTCAAAGCCTGCTGCTTGAAATGCAACTGGGTTGCAGTGAGCCGTTCCTGAAATCTGTCTATCCGCTGGTTATCGAACAATTCGGCCATCGCGAAGGACTGGACGAAAGCAACTTTATTAAGCTGAACCAGCGCGTCCAGCCGGGCTTTATCCGTGTCGACGCCGATGAACTGAGCTATCCGGCACACGTCATCCTGCGTTATGAAATCGAAAAAGCGCTGATGGAAGGCGAAATTGAAGTGGATGATATTCCGGCCCTGTGGAACAGAAAGATGAAGGAGTATCTGGGCATCAATACCGTTGGCAACTACCGCGACGGCTGTATGCAGGATATCCACTGGACCGACGGCGGCTTCGGTTACTTCCCGACCTACACCCTGGGCGCGATGTATGCCGCACAACTGTTCCAGACTGCCAATAAAGCCATACCGACGTTGCAGGATGACATTGTCCGTGGCGACCTGACGGCGCTGTTCCAGTGGCTGCAACAGAATATCTGGCAGCATGGCAGCCGGTTCACGACAGATCAGCTGATGAAAAACGCGACAGGCGAAACGCTGAACCCGGCGTTCTTCCGGGCGCATCTGGAAGGGCGATATTTGTAATTAAAGCGTTTAAAAATTAACGTCAACATCGTGGGTTGCCACCCAACCTGGCCAGGAGGACGCGTAAGCGCGAAGCCCTGGGTTAACGGGTCTCTGGTCAGTGTGGGTGGCAACCAAGGATCTTAACCTTGAAGTTGAATTTAAGATTCAGCTGAACCATTCCCTGACTCATCTTATTTCTTTGAAACGCCTTTCATCTGTGCAAACCTTCCACCCCTCATCCCTGTAACATTCATTTAACGCACTGTATTTATGCGTAGTTTCAACCGGTGCGTGATGCTGTATCCGCAGAATCCGGCAGGAGGCTATCTGGCAGGCACAGAATCACGCAAAGACGGTCAGGCGCTGGTGATGTAAGTGGGGATTTGGGAAGGGAGTTACCCCGTCTTTGTGACTTCCCTTCCAAATATTGGCTAAATCCATGTAATTCGATCCCATCGCTATAAAAATATGAAACAGCGTTCTATAAATGGGGTGTTGAGTATTTTGCACTTTCATATGGAGAACGAATGTATGACCAGCCCACTGTTTCATGGCGTGATCCCACCTGTCGCAACGATCCTGAATGAGAATGAGCAGCTTGACCGTCAGGGGATGGCGCGTCTGATTGATTTTGTGATTGAAAGCGGCGTGAATGGCCTGTTTTTCCTCGGCAGCGCGGGGGAATTCGCGCATATGTCTCAGGCGCTGCGTCATGAAGTGGCTGAGTTTTGCACCAAACATGTCGCCGGGCGTGTACCGGTATTGATTGGCGCGGCGCATCCGGGCACGGCAGAAACGCTGGCGTTCGCACAGCACGCGAAAAGCGTCGGTGCCGACGGCGTCGTGGTGGTAAATCCCTACTACAACCCGGTAACCGAAGATGCGCTGTATCTGCATTACCGCACGATTGCTGAAGGCGCGGGTTTGCCGGTGATCATGTACAACTATCCGGGACTGACCGGTCAGCCGCTACCGGTCAGCCTGATCAAACGTCTGGCGCTGGAATGCCCGAACATTGTCGGCCTGAAAGATACCGTGGACAGCCTCAATCACATTCGCGAAACGATACAGGCAGTGAAACCTGAGCGCCCGGATTTCGCCGTGTTCTCCGGTTATGACGAATACCTGTTCGGCACGCTGATCCTCGGCGGCGACGGCGCTATTCCTGCCAGCGCCAACTTCGCCCCGCAACTCACCTGCGGAATTTACCGCG encodes the following:
- a CDS encoding cytochrome c, which produces MKKLTSFSLGLLAMSISGLAHAAGDGSFEQVERGRYLATVGDCAACHTASTPDAKPFAGGVPIETPFGRLVGANITPDVQTGIGKWSFDDFQRAMSEGIGHGGKRLYGAMPFTAYTKVTREDNAAIWAYLQTLQPVHNEIETNQLPFPFNVRTSLMGWNWLNFSKGEFKPQMDKSAQWNRGAYIVEGLGHCGTCHTPKNMLGGDKDSEFLQGAVIENWVAPDITSNKHTGVGNWTQEDLMQYLKTGSNRFDIASGPMAEEVTNSSRHWTDADLEAVAVYLKDSGHDSGNNAPAPVKADDKAMIAGKNIYADRCSACHTPGGMGQEGLFPRLADSPLINQTNATSLIRVVLTGSRPVATDSKPTAPSMPSFDANMSDADVANVLTYIRNSWGNAAAPVSASDVKDLRAELKK
- the rstA gene encoding two-component system response regulator RstA, coding for MNKIVFVEDDAEVGNLIAAYLGKHDIDVLVEPRGDTAQARIEKEKPDLVLLDIMLPGKDGMTLCRDLRPVFPGPIVLLTSLDSDMNHILSLEMGANDYILKTTPPAVLLARLRLHLRQSPVQNTQNEQPVQTLQSGNALHFGQLCIDPVNREVTLVDETIVLSTSDFDLLWELATHAGRIMDREALLKNLRGVSYDGLDRSIDVAISRLRRKLYDNTLEPFRIKTVRNKGYLFAPNAWETLQE
- the rstB gene encoding two-component system sensor histidine kinase RstB, with the translated sequence MKKLFIQFFLLLLVCFLVMAMLVGLVYKVTAERTGRQSMNDLMKSSLYLMRSELREIPIKDWNKTINTLDLNLSFKLHIEPLGKRKLSPALDQRLKDGEIIALDDEYTFIQRVPRSHYVLVVGPIPYLFYMHEMRLLDLGLLIFIGLSLALPVFLWMRPHWQDLLRLENSALRLGNGHLDERIDFDSTSSLNRLGVAFNQMADNISTLVASKKLLIDGIAHELRTPLVRLRYRLAISENLPESEQNAINRDIGQLEALIDELLTYARLDRPQVALNLEKVNLPEWLEDKVDDFRLITERTILYNAPQNADFGGVDLRLMERVLDNLVNNGLRYSQETLRVSLWLDGELACLQVEDDGPGIPPEERTRIFEPFVRLDPSRDRATGGCGLGLAIVHSIAVAYQGRVAVDGSPLGGASLRFSWPVKPTFNLAAEQPNNENQEGSHNDHRL
- a CDS encoding carboxypeptidase M32, encoding MIIAYKKLHDTFARLSRFGHLSAIAGWDAAAMMPPEGGQARSEALAELSVLTHQILTAKQVGEWLEQAGGEQLNDVEQANLREMRRHYQQAALLPESLVQAKSLAGARCEQAWRIQRKSNDWEGFSDNLKEVVKLSRQEAQLRAEAAGISRYDALLDLYEPGMTSQKLDVLFGDLKTWLPDLLQTVVEKQKSETCIAPQGPFDIEKQRQLGLKVMGKLGFNFDAGRLDVSAHPFCGGVAQDVRITTRYNENEFLSAMMGVIHETGHARYEQNLPKEWLGQPVSNARSMGVHESQSLLLEMQLGCSEPFLKSVYPLVIEQFGHREGLDESNFIKLNQRVQPGFIRVDADELSYPAHVILRYEIEKALMEGEIEVDDIPALWNRKMKEYLGINTVGNYRDGCMQDIHWTDGGFGYFPTYTLGAMYAAQLFQTANKAIPTLQDDIVRGDLTALFQWLQQNIWQHGSRFTTDQLMKNATGETLNPAFFRAHLEGRYL
- a CDS encoding dihydrodipicolinate synthase family protein; its protein translation is MTSPLFHGVIPPVATILNENEQLDRQGMARLIDFVIESGVNGLFFLGSAGEFAHMSQALRHEVAEFCTKHVAGRVPVLIGAAHPGTAETLAFAQHAKSVGADGVVVVNPYYNPVTEDALYLHYRTIAEGAGLPVIMYNYPGLTGQPLPVSLIKRLALECPNIVGLKDTVDSLNHIRETIQAVKPERPDFAVFSGYDEYLFGTLILGGDGAIPASANFAPQLTCGIYRAFKEKDFATAVGLQQRLSFLPPLYTLDTPIYNVIKYAISQIISDMPVYSLKPALPLSNDKQKIVREILQQAGVSAVC